The Flavobacterium praedii genome window below encodes:
- a CDS encoding mechanosensitive ion channel family protein: MNNLNKFLLFTFLFVVLNTWAQGTPSSVLQTKFQKEKKLDSLMQILHAENLKENRENYDLNVLLSEQNSSFNGINQQIQKAKVILKEGIDYKGFTSELALLIEWKEKCVKGIINDKSKIQTVRELTTTSILLNELLKRTNFQLQQISVNNQALSGIQRRIDSMAISKVFYQIPIQEVPKKNYYQQMALMTKDLSFANQNLKNAIDSIQKLEVKGNKFKFDLESDIALVNFARKELNLKMKSGISDVVESKEAYLSLVENFKHSFVKGYLLFVFYVANQSGILGLLVFFIIGLTFYLRVIRSKYKEVNLFGNLKYPVHALNYPLLSAILIMISIFQFFLPSPPFVFMAFLWIICGIALTIILKKAENKYWYWIWIAFFILNNIVFQDNLLLLYSQNEARFIAFLSLIGIILGLFIFSNRKKTGKEITEKSLRVGLIIFIVFEFIALILILFNNYNLGKILMANGYFTIFIVYQLRWAYRISNDILNLSLYFSKSEEDLEKDPNNELNAEKNLKVSGFTYALFAVGWYVLISRNSYSFQNFTEPIIESIYQKRQFGEFTFSFDNLFLFFFILFMSGLSTRIVSFLTTESNSNGSSAKKSGLGSWLLLIRIAIITLGVLIAFISIGIPMDKIALMISALSVGIGFGLQNVINNLVSGLIIAFEKPINLDDIVEVGGNMGKMKSIGIRSSVITTWDGADVIIPNGDLLSQHLVNWTMGSNRRRFEIDLGVAYGSDLNQVKTIITNVLMEHELILKNPTPMVWVTKFGESSIDFVIKYWVPHFNFGNDVRNDIIIAIDIAFKINGIEIPFPQQDVHIQSNIGIDTEGDTKETEN; encoded by the coding sequence ATGAACAATTTAAATAAATTTTTGCTATTTACTTTTTTATTTGTGGTATTAAACACTTGGGCACAAGGCACCCCTTCTTCAGTTTTACAAACGAAATTCCAGAAAGAGAAAAAACTAGATTCCTTAATGCAAATACTTCATGCTGAAAATTTAAAAGAAAATAGGGAAAACTATGATTTAAATGTATTACTGAGTGAGCAAAATTCGAGCTTTAACGGGATTAATCAACAAATTCAAAAAGCAAAAGTAATACTCAAAGAAGGTATAGATTATAAAGGTTTTACATCTGAATTAGCATTACTTATTGAATGGAAAGAGAAGTGCGTTAAGGGAATAATAAATGATAAAAGCAAAATACAAACGGTACGTGAGCTTACCACTACATCAATATTATTGAATGAATTGCTTAAAAGAACTAATTTTCAATTGCAACAAATATCAGTAAACAATCAAGCACTTAGTGGAATTCAAAGACGAATTGATTCAATGGCGATTAGCAAAGTATTTTATCAAATTCCCATTCAAGAAGTTCCTAAAAAGAACTATTATCAGCAAATGGCATTAATGACTAAAGATTTAAGTTTTGCGAACCAAAACTTAAAAAATGCTATTGACAGCATACAAAAGTTAGAAGTAAAAGGGAATAAATTTAAATTTGATTTAGAGTCTGATATTGCATTAGTCAATTTTGCTAGAAAGGAATTGAATCTGAAAATGAAAAGTGGAATTTCTGATGTAGTGGAATCTAAAGAAGCATATTTGAGTTTAGTAGAGAATTTTAAACACTCATTTGTAAAAGGCTATTTGTTGTTTGTTTTTTATGTGGCCAACCAAAGTGGAATTCTTGGTCTTTTAGTATTTTTTATAATTGGTTTAACTTTTTATCTAAGAGTTATACGTTCAAAATATAAAGAAGTAAATCTTTTTGGAAATTTAAAATATCCAGTCCATGCTTTAAATTATCCTTTACTTTCAGCAATATTGATTATGATTTCAATCTTTCAATTCTTTTTGCCATCACCTCCATTTGTTTTCATGGCTTTCTTGTGGATAATTTGTGGAATTGCATTAACAATTATTTTAAAAAAAGCAGAAAATAAATATTGGTATTGGATCTGGATAGCATTCTTCATACTAAACAATATAGTATTTCAAGACAATCTTTTACTGCTTTATTCACAAAACGAAGCTCGTTTTATCGCTTTTTTAAGTCTAATTGGTATAATACTTGGATTATTTATTTTTTCAAACAGAAAAAAAACAGGGAAAGAAATTACAGAAAAAAGCCTTCGTGTAGGTCTAATCATTTTTATAGTCTTTGAGTTTATTGCTCTTATTCTTATTCTATTTAATAATTACAATTTGGGTAAAATTTTGATGGCTAATGGCTATTTTACGATTTTTATTGTTTATCAATTAAGATGGGCATATCGTATTAGTAACGATATTTTGAATTTGTCTTTATATTTTTCGAAAAGTGAGGAAGATTTAGAAAAAGATCCTAACAACGAACTTAATGCCGAAAAAAACTTAAAAGTATCAGGTTTTACATATGCATTATTTGCGGTGGGTTGGTATGTTTTGATAAGTAGAAATTCGTATTCCTTCCAAAATTTCACCGAACCTATCATTGAAAGTATTTATCAAAAAAGACAGTTTGGAGAATTTACATTTTCATTTGACAATCTCTTTCTATTCTTTTTTATACTGTTCATGTCGGGACTAAGTACAAGAATCGTTTCATTTTTAACAACCGAAAGTAATTCAAATGGTAGTAGTGCAAAAAAATCAGGTTTAGGAAGCTGGTTATTATTAATTCGAATTGCCATTATCACTTTAGGCGTTTTAATTGCATTTATTTCCATAGGAATCCCAATGGACAAAATTGCTTTAATGATAAGTGCCTTAAGTGTTGGTATCGGATTTGGTTTGCAAAATGTAATCAATAATTTAGTAAGTGGTTTAATTATTGCCTTCGAAAAACCAATCAATCTCGATGATATTGTTGAAGTTGGTGGAAATATGGGTAAAATGAAGTCTATTGGTATTCGAAGTAGTGTCATTACAACTTGGGATGGAGCAGATGTTATAATACCAAATGGCGATTTATTAAGCCAGCATTTGGTAAATTGGACAATGGGTAGTAATAGACGTCGCTTTGAAATTGATTTAGGGGTGGCATACGGTTCCGATTTAAACCAAGTTAAAACGATAATAACAAACGTATTAATGGAACATGAATTAATCTTAAAAAATCCTACACCAATGGTTTGGGTAACTAAATTTGGAGAAAGTTCTATTGATTTTGTGATAAAGTATTGGGTGCCCCACTTTAATTTCGGTAACGATGTTCGAAATGATATTATTATTGCAATTGATATTGCGTTTAAAATTAATGGAATTGAAATTCCCTTTCCACAACAAGATGTACACATTCAATCAAATATAGGAATTGATACTGAAGGAGATACGAAAGAAACAGAGAATTAA
- a CDS encoding TerB family tellurite resistance protein encodes MNTHEQKINLLSEMIAFSVVDGRLHEREYQFVWIVAQELGISKKEFNELFHQELPTGVIKSEFERIQQFYRLALLMHVDGVLHQKEEEAIRQIAINMGLNPSATNRILKLMKTSPSALISPQVLLNHFQEQLN; translated from the coding sequence ATGAATACACACGAACAAAAAATCAATTTATTGTCTGAAATGATTGCATTTTCAGTTGTTGATGGTAGATTACATGAACGCGAATATCAATTTGTATGGATTGTTGCTCAAGAATTAGGAATCAGCAAAAAAGAGTTCAACGAGTTGTTTCATCAAGAATTACCAACTGGTGTTATAAAATCTGAATTTGAAAGGATTCAACAATTTTATCGTTTGGCATTGTTGATGCACGTTGATGGTGTGCTACATCAAAAAGAAGAAGAGGCTATACGTCAAATTGCAATTAATATGGGATTGAATCCAAGTGCCACCAATCGTATTCTTAAACTAATGAAAACATCTCCAAGTGCATTAATTTCACCTCAGGTATTATTAAATCATTTTCAAGAGCAGTTGAATTAA
- a CDS encoding DUF1456 family protein, whose product MTNNDIFKKLRVALMLRDDQIVEILELVDFRITKSELGAFFRDEKHENYMECGDQVLRNFLNGLVIHLRGTKENPKNPNEVLAKHKAQIPAKDSDSKRAEFKPKPKDEERARGDQAPGKSSAAKKPSKKQFPKGNDKIQVVEKVKYNFGKGKKQ is encoded by the coding sequence ATGACAAATAACGATATATTCAAAAAACTTCGAGTAGCCTTGATGTTACGCGACGATCAAATAGTAGAAATTTTAGAATTGGTAGATTTTAGAATTACAAAATCAGAATTGGGAGCTTTTTTCCGTGATGAAAAACATGAAAACTATATGGAATGTGGCGATCAAGTATTGCGTAATTTCCTCAATGGTTTGGTAATTCATTTGAGAGGAACCAAAGAAAACCCGAAAAACCCAAATGAAGTTTTGGCCAAACACAAAGCTCAAATTCCAGCAAAAGATAGCGATTCTAAAAGAGCAGAATTCAAGCCAAAACCGAAAGATGAAGAAAGAGCAAGAGGTGATCAAGCCCCTGGAAAATCTAGCGCAGCCAAAAAACCAAGTAAAAAACAATTTCCAAAAGGAAATGATAAAATACAAGTGGTAGAAAAAGTGAAATACAATTTTGGTAAAGGAAAAAAACAATAA
- a CDS encoding thioredoxin-like domain-containing protein — translation MKKMVWSIILVLTLTSLQAQSGHEIKINLRNCKDTVAYLAFYQFDKLYVSDTCKKVVNGNIVFKGKKNLDKGVYFLLSQEKGNYFDFIVDEQTQKQQIISDKNNLLENLKAVNSKQNESFFNYIRFVTTKNKEFDAFKKNIKEQKKPDSTALLTKEFKVLNDAILENDLNFIGQNRGTYLSEIINLKTDKTTKDIPKASNGRPDSIFAYHYYKKHFWDGVNFQDDAMLRNPFFTNKLKQYFNTVVVQHPDSICVEIDRMMLKTKQDTKMNMLLLAYFTQTYEIPKIMGMDKVFVYMVDNYFKTGKAKGVYDDSVIKIIIDRGNVLAPLQLGKIAPELYMIDVPTHDKIAKMGFDTAKTSEEITKIYYDNKPEIEQSYVTLSSIKADYLILLFWDVDCGHCQKEVPKILEMYHDFLKENKDVKIFGVYTQNDFEKYKKYIIDNKIDWINVYDGVHINNLKDKYDVVTTPVIYILDKNKVIKAKGIGSEAIKSIITQMEKEYSTKK, via the coding sequence ATGAAGAAAATGGTATGGAGTATTATCCTTGTATTGACGCTAACCTCTTTGCAAGCACAATCAGGTCATGAAATTAAAATTAATTTGCGCAATTGTAAAGATACAGTTGCTTATCTTGCCTTTTATCAGTTTGACAAATTGTACGTTTCCGATACGTGCAAAAAAGTGGTCAACGGAAATATTGTTTTCAAAGGAAAAAAAAATTTAGACAAAGGAGTTTACTTTCTGCTAAGTCAGGAAAAAGGAAATTATTTTGATTTTATTGTTGATGAGCAGACCCAAAAGCAACAAATAATTTCGGATAAAAACAATTTACTAGAGAATTTAAAAGCGGTTAATTCCAAACAAAACGAAAGTTTCTTTAACTATATTCGTTTTGTAACTACCAAAAACAAGGAATTTGATGCTTTTAAAAAAAATATAAAAGAGCAAAAGAAACCTGATTCTACGGCACTTTTGACCAAAGAATTCAAAGTATTAAATGACGCAATTCTAGAAAATGATTTGAATTTTATAGGTCAAAATAGAGGAACTTATCTTTCTGAAATCATCAATTTAAAAACGGATAAAACAACCAAAGACATTCCAAAAGCTTCCAATGGCAGACCTGACAGTATTTTTGCCTATCATTATTACAAAAAACATTTTTGGGACGGTGTCAATTTTCAAGATGATGCCATGTTGCGTAATCCCTTTTTTACCAATAAATTAAAACAATATTTCAATACGGTTGTGGTGCAACATCCTGATTCTATTTGTGTTGAAATTGATCGAATGATGCTCAAAACCAAACAAGATACCAAAATGAATATGCTTTTATTGGCCTATTTTACCCAAACTTATGAAATTCCAAAAATCATGGGAATGGATAAAGTTTTTGTGTACATGGTTGATAATTATTTTAAAACAGGCAAAGCCAAAGGGGTTTATGATGATAGTGTGATCAAAATTATTATTGATAGAGGCAACGTTTTGGCACCATTACAACTCGGAAAAATAGCTCCGGAACTCTACATGATAGATGTTCCTACTCATGATAAAATTGCCAAAATGGGTTTTGATACTGCCAAAACTAGCGAAGAAATAACCAAAATCTACTATGATAATAAACCGGAAATTGAACAATCCTATGTGACTTTATCCAGCATAAAAGCCGATTATTTGATTTTACTTTTTTGGGATGTGGACTGTGGACATTGTCAAAAAGAAGTGCCGAAAATTCTAGAAATGTACCACGATTTTCTAAAAGAAAATAAAGACGTCAAGATTTTTGGAGTCTACACTCAAAACGATTTTGAGAAATATAAGAAATACATAATTGACAATAAAATCGATTGGATCAATGTCTACGATGGCGTTCATATCAATAATCTCAAAGATAAATATGATGTGGTAACCACTCCTGTGATTTATATTTTGGATAAAAACAAAGTAATCAAAGCCAAAGGAATTGGTTCCGAAGCCATAAAAAGTATCATTACCCAAATGGAAAAAGAATATTCAACCAAAAAGTAA
- a CDS encoding NAD(P)H-binding protein → MKTALIIGSTGLIGSQLLQLLLESDQYSKVITFVKRDVGIQHPKLKQHIIDFDKPESYQDLVEGDDFFCTIGTTINKAGSKEAFRKVDFEYPEQFAEIAIKNKIKQFLIISSLGADATSSNFYLKTKGEIENFLKASTLEKVSILRPSLLLGNRTEFRFGEKVGAFFMKTFSFLFIGKLKKYKPIESAIVAKALFAIAQKNNKGFTIYESDWIQEIGK, encoded by the coding sequence TTGAAAACCGCTTTAATTATAGGCAGTACCGGTCTTATTGGTTCACAATTACTGCAACTTCTTTTGGAAAGTGACCAATATTCTAAAGTTATCACTTTCGTGAAAAGAGATGTGGGCATACAACACCCAAAATTAAAACAACATATTATTGATTTTGACAAACCCGAAAGCTATCAGGATTTAGTTGAAGGTGATGATTTCTTTTGTACCATTGGAACAACCATAAACAAAGCTGGCAGCAAAGAAGCGTTTAGAAAAGTAGATTTTGAATATCCTGAACAATTTGCAGAAATTGCTATCAAAAACAAAATCAAACAATTCCTGATTATTTCTTCCCTTGGCGCAGATGCAACTTCCTCTAATTTTTATTTGAAAACAAAAGGCGAAATTGAAAATTTTCTTAAAGCTTCAACACTTGAAAAAGTGAGTATTTTGAGACCTTCCCTACTTTTAGGCAATCGAACCGAATTTAGATTTGGAGAGAAAGTTGGTGCTTTTTTTATGAAAACATTTTCCTTTTTATTTATTGGAAAATTAAAAAAGTACAAACCTATAGAAAGTGCAATAGTTGCAAAAGCTCTTTTTGCAATAGCGCAAAAAAATAATAAAGGATTTACAATTTACGAATCGGATTGGATTCAAGAAATTGGAAAATAA
- a CDS encoding alpha/beta hydrolase, whose protein sequence is MALKLIYFLPLLLFICKTKAQESTASKQVSTFTIEAPQLKTSRKIWLYLPKNYETSTKKYPVIYMHDAQNLFDAKTSFAGEWNVDEKLDSMSAQVIVVGIENGGEKRLEELTPYKNEKYGGGNADKYLEFIVNTLKPEIDKKYRTKPNAKNTIIMGSSLGGLTSFYAVVKYPEVFGKAGVFSPAFWINRKDINDFMTDSKKLKAKIYFLCGDSEGDDDDMVNDLNHMELLLNTNRCYCLNLNKKVIVKGGHHNEKLWRDGFANAIVWLGY, encoded by the coding sequence ATCGCCTTGAAATTAATTTACTTCCTACCACTACTTCTATTTATTTGCAAAACTAAGGCACAGGAAAGCACCGCGTCTAAACAAGTTTCTACTTTTACAATTGAAGCTCCACAATTGAAAACGAGTAGAAAAATTTGGTTGTACTTACCTAAAAACTACGAAACTTCTACCAAAAAATATCCTGTGATTTACATGCATGATGCTCAAAATCTTTTTGATGCTAAAACCTCTTTTGCAGGCGAATGGAATGTAGATGAAAAGTTAGACAGTATGAGCGCACAAGTAATTGTGGTTGGTATTGAAAACGGAGGAGAGAAACGCTTGGAAGAATTAACACCTTATAAAAATGAAAAATACGGTGGAGGAAATGCCGATAAATACCTTGAATTTATTGTCAATACCTTAAAACCTGAAATTGACAAAAAATACCGAACCAAACCCAATGCCAAAAACACCATCATTATGGGCAGTTCTTTGGGTGGATTAACTTCTTTTTATGCCGTTGTCAAATATCCTGAAGTGTTCGGGAAAGCAGGTGTTTTTTCTCCCGCTTTTTGGATCAACCGAAAAGACATAAATGATTTTATGACAGACAGCAAAAAACTAAAAGCTAAAATTTATTTCCTTTGTGGGGATTCTGAAGGAGATGATGACGATATGGTAAATGATCTCAACCACATGGAATTACTACTGAACACTAACCGTTGTTATTGCTTAAATTTAAACAAAAAAGTAATTGTAAAAGGCGGCCATCACAACGAAAAATTATGGCGGGACGGTTTTGCAAATGCCATTGTTTGGTTGGGATATTAA
- a CDS encoding polysaccharide pyruvyl transferase family protein produces the protein MLLQKIKNSVLKSFSKRSVLKKIATSSQCNTGVVNIHRLDENNVGDFYCGPHHYFERINHSLDIFDYKTLDLSSKDNFINKVCDNSLIIGGGGLLNRSSFENQIKLFEALGQKGKKSVLWGVGHNEKNKKTFGKVTNYNIDISKFGLVGVRDYNMKAQWVPCVSCMHPILDTKSSVVNEIGLIFHRKSMTNQTIQKQFKDFPSISNSSSLESIIEFISKTDTIVTDSYHAMYWGILMEKKVVVVPISSKFYSFKYNPIFSSFQNFEKDFKKAERYSGVLEECRQINRDFSEKVFDYLGY, from the coding sequence ATGTTATTACAAAAAATTAAAAATTCTGTTTTAAAATCTTTTTCTAAAAGATCTGTACTGAAAAAAATTGCAACAAGCAGTCAATGTAATACAGGGGTGGTTAATATTCATCGTCTAGATGAAAACAATGTTGGTGATTTTTATTGTGGTCCACATCATTATTTTGAAAGAATAAATCACTCCTTAGATATTTTTGATTATAAAACATTGGATCTTTCTTCAAAGGATAATTTTATCAATAAAGTTTGTGACAATTCTTTAATCATAGGAGGAGGAGGACTATTGAATAGGTCAAGTTTTGAAAACCAAATAAAATTATTTGAAGCACTTGGTCAAAAAGGGAAGAAATCAGTTTTATGGGGGGTTGGACATAATGAAAAAAATAAAAAGACATTCGGAAAAGTTACTAACTACAATATAGATATATCAAAATTTGGATTAGTGGGAGTTCGTGATTATAATATGAAAGCACAATGGGTGCCATGTGTGAGTTGTATGCATCCCATTTTAGATACAAAGTCATCCGTTGTAAATGAAATTGGCTTAATTTTTCATCGAAAATCAATGACAAATCAAACGATTCAAAAACAGTTTAAAGATTTTCCTTCTATATCCAATAGTTCTAGTTTGGAATCCATAATTGAATTCATTTCAAAAACCGATACTATCGTAACGGATAGTTATCATGCAATGTATTGGGGGATACTAATGGAAAAAAAAGTAGTTGTAGTTCCTATATCCTCAAAGTTTTATAGTTTTAAATACAATCCTATTTTTTCCAGTTTTCAAAATTTTGAAAAAGATTTTAAAAAGGCAGAAAGATATTCTGGAGTACTTGAAGAATGCCGTCAAATAAATAGAGACTTTTCAGAAAAAGTATTTGACTATTTAGGATATTAA